The genomic DNA GGAGATCATCCCGTTTGAAAGCGAATGGACGTATTACGACTACGGAAATCCCGATGACATAACCTGGAAGCTGGGGTGGAAGACGATCAAAACACCGGTGAAAATTAAGCTTCAAGACGTGAATCGAGTAACCAGCTTCTATTTCCGAAAGCAGTTCGAGATACCCGATCCGGATGAGATCACCTCGCTGTTGATCGAAATCAGATACACCGGCGGGGTGATCGCCTATATAAACGGGATGGAGGTCCTTAGGAGAAACCTTCCTGAAAACCCCGATTACTCCGTCTTCGCCTCGCCGAGCGGATATCCCCCGTATATGACCTCCATGCACGGCGATGAGATACAGGAGACGTTCACCGGCATTTCACCCGCCGTCCTACGGGACGGGGTTAATCAGATAGCGGTTGAGATCCACCTGCCGAAGGATGAGAAGGTTAGTGAGCTCAATTTCGCCTTGAGATTGGCAGCGGGAAAGGGATTCCATATCATTAAGGGACCGTATCTGCAGAACCTGTCGAGGAACTCAGTCACTATCATGTGGGAGACAGACCTCCCCAGCACCTCGGAGGTTTACTATGGGCCGGGGTTATCGGTCAAGGACGATACACTTAAAACCATCCACGAGGTTACCCTCAACGATCTCAAGTCGAACACGTTTTATTTTTATCACGTCCTATCGCGGGTACCTAAAGATAGGAAGCTTCCAAAGGATGTGCCGCCTTATGTCCTGAGCGACGTTTACAGCTTTAAAACCGCCATCGAACCGGGAAAATCCTTCAGGTTTGTGGTCTACGGCGACAGTCGAAGCAACCCCGAGGTTCATTCCAAGCTGGCGGAGTTTATGAAAAAGGCCTCACCCGCTTTCCTGGTAAACACTGGAGACCTGGTGTCAAGCGGCCAGTATTACGGGTATTGGGCAAATCAGTTCTTCGCTCCACTTGAGCCGCTTATCTCCCACATACCGGTTTGGACGGTGATCGGAAATCATGAGAGAAGCCACGTCAACTATTTCAACTTCTTCTCCCTGCCCGGCAACGAGGCGTGGTATTCCTTCGATTACGGCGACGTCCACTTCCTGATAATAGACACCGAATTCGATTACAGCCCTGGATCGGATCAATATCGATTTATAGTCGATGACCTATCGAATTGTAAGGCGAAATGGAAGCTCGTCGCCTTCCATAAGCCCCCATATACCGCCGTCAGGAGACGTCTTCCGGGAAACATGAAGGCGCGGAAGATATTGGACCCCCTCTTCGAGAAATACGGCGTGGATATGGTTTTCTGCGGACATGATCATAACTACGTCCGATCCAAGCCTATAAACGGGGTCGTCTATGTGATAACCGGCGGCGGGGGGGCAGGGTTATATGAGGTAATGCCCGCCGAGTCCTTAGATTGGGCGGAGGTTGCCGTAACCACCCATCATCTCTGCGTGCTGGAGGTAAAGGGCGACACGCTCAGGTTGGTGGCTGTGAACGAGGACGGAAATGTTATCGATAAGTTCAGCCTCTATAAATAACCTCCGCCGTTAGACGCAAGGCGTAATGCGCATCGCGCATTACGCCTTACGCCATGCCCGTTTACTTGAGTATCACCATCTTCCGCATCTGGCGGAACTGGCCCGCCTGGATTACGTAGTAGTAGATTCCGCTTGAAATCAGCTCGCCGTTCCGATTTCTGCCGTCCCAGTAGGCCGCTTTATCCCTGGAGATATACCTTCCGGCCTTCAGCCTGCCTAGATTCAACTCCCTGATCAACCTGCCGGATATGTCGTAGATCTCGATTTTCACGTCCGACTCCTTCGACAACTCGAACGGTATCCAGGTTTCGGGGTTAAACGGGTTCGGGTAGTTCTGATAGAGGGCGTCGACGAACTTGATCTCCTTTTCAAACCTGACGGGTAGGAGTTTAACGTCGAGCGGCCTTCCGTCCTCGTCGGCGGCGGTGATATGGCTC from Candidatus Poribacteria bacterium includes the following:
- a CDS encoding metallophosphoesterase family protein is translated as MKKQLVFALSLLLLSAIAWAAFEPREEIIPFESEWTYYDYGNPDDITWKLGWKTIKTPVKIKLQDVNRVTSFYFRKQFEIPDPDEITSLLIEIRYTGGVIAYINGMEVLRRNLPENPDYSVFASPSGYPPYMTSMHGDEIQETFTGISPAVLRDGVNQIAVEIHLPKDEKVSELNFALRLAAGKGFHIIKGPYLQNLSRNSVTIMWETDLPSTSEVYYGPGLSVKDDTLKTIHEVTLNDLKSNTFYFYHVLSRVPKDRKLPKDVPPYVLSDVYSFKTAIEPGKSFRFVVYGDSRSNPEVHSKLAEFMKKASPAFLVNTGDLVSSGQYYGYWANQFFAPLEPLISHIPVWTVIGNHERSHVNYFNFFSLPGNEAWYSFDYGDVHFLIIDTEFDYSPGSDQYRFIVDDLSNCKAKWKLVAFHKPPYTAVRRRLPGNMKARKILDPLFEKYGVDMVFCGHDHNYVRSKPINGVVYVITGGGGAGLYEVMPAESLDWAEVAVTTHHLCVLEVKGDTLRLVAVNEDGNVIDKFSLYK